In the genome of Cupriavidus sp. WKF15, the window GCCACAGACGCGCTGCTCGCGCCGAACAACGCGATGCTGCCAGCCTGCAGTTCGGGATGCTGCGCAGGGTCAGCGCTGCTGGGCAAGTTGACGTACACCTTGAACGCCACCGCATCGTTGTTGGAGCGGACGTTCTCCAGATTCAGAAAAACACGGTCAGGAGCGCTCGGCGCTGCAGCCGCAATTGCCTGAAGGCTCGCAGCCACCTTCCCGCTGATCGATGCATCCAGCGCGACTGCGGTTTCTGCCTTTGAGCCAACAAGGCGGACAGCTTCCTTGTTGGCCCCGAGCAGTTCGGCCGTGGCTGATGCGGTCATGGTTTGGCTCCTTGCCAATGCATGGGCAGCCTCCGGCGACGCCCCGAGTCGCTCGAGACGCAGTGCCGGATGCGGCAGCCCGGTTGGGAGCGACGTGTCATCGTAAGCGTACCCTAGCTTGGCGATGTCGGTCATCTGTTCGGGCGTAAACGTCCAATCTGCCTCTTCGGACTTGGGAAGGACGAACGGATCCCTACCCGCGACTTCAGGTCCTTTGAGCCAGTTGGGAGAGGACGGATCCGCGTGGCTGGCAGAGGTTGTTCGCCAGACCTGCCACAGGCGGTCAATGTTGCAATGATGCAGCCAAAAGATGGGGTCGAGTCCAGCGGTGTCGGGCAAGGACATCAGGCCCTCGACACCCGACTGCGGGCTCGCACCGCCCACCAGCCCATGCACCCAATCGTGCGGCTGGCTTTCGATGCCTCCATGTGTCTTTCCCCCATGCATGAACCCAGTAACCACGCCGCCGAAGCCTGGGCTGATGCCGGTAGGCGGTCCTGCGAATTGAGAGTCACCCAATGCTGCTAGGGATGCTCTGCACAATTAGCCGGCGGATGTGCTTGCAATGAATCGTCGAGCCAGCGAGCATGTAGCGCATGAAGCAAACTGACCTTGGACTGAACTTGTCGACCAAGCGCACCCGCAAGCGCGAATTTCTGGACGAGATGAACCGCGTGGTGCCGTGGGCCGATCTGGTGATGCTGATCGCTCCGTACGCCCCGGAGGGCAAGCGCGGCCGTCCCCCGTTCGCGGTCGAGGCAATGCTGCGCATCCACTTTCTTCAACAATGGTTCGGCCTGTCGGACCCGGCGATGGAAGAAGCGCTGCACGACGTGCCGCTGTATCGGGAGTTCGCCGGGCTGGACAACTGGACGGTGAGGCTGCCCGACGAGAGCACCATCCTGCGGTTCCGTCACCTGCTGGAGAGGCACAAGCTGGCCGCTCAGATTCTCGCGCTGGTAAACGACATCCTTCGCGACAAGGGATTGATGCTGCGCGCGGGCACGGTGGTGGACGCGACGCTGATCAGCGCACCGAGTTCGACCAAGAATGCGTCGGGCGAACGCGACCCGGAGATGCACCAGAGTAAGAAAGGAAACCAGTGGTATTTCGGCATGAAAGCGCACATTGGCGTGGACGCCGAAAGCGGGCTGGTGCACACGGTGCGGGGCACGGCTGGCAACATCAACGACGTGGTTGAGGCCAACAGCCTGCTGCATGGCGAGGAAACCGACGCGTTTGGCGATGCGGGTTATCAGGGCGTGGAGAAGCGTCCTGACGCGCGGGCGGACGTGAACTGGCACGTGGCGATGAAGCCAGGCAAACGTCGCGTTCTGGACCAAAGCAAACCGCTTGGCGCGCTCGTCGATCAAGTCGAGCGAATCAAGGCGGGCATCCGGGCCAAGGTCGAGCATCCGTTCCGGGTCATCAAGCGGCGGTTCGGCTACACCAAGGTCCGCTATCGAGGGCTGAGGAAGAACACCGCGCAAGTCATGACCTTGTTCGCGCTGTCCAACTTGTGGATGGCGCGCGGCAAACTGCTGGCTGCTGAGGCATGAGCGCGTTTCAGGCTCATGCCGATGCCTCGCGCGTAGCCCGCGAGTGCTGCTCCGCGCGTGCCAGACAGCTTCGCCCCGGGCTGACAGGTTGGCGTCGTGGCGCATTCAGCTTCCTGTTAAACGGCCAAGCACACTCGATTCGCGTTTGTGCAGAGCATCCCTAGGTTGACCTCACTCAGCTCAACGAAGACCTTCCCATCATTATTGGGCCCGTAGCGCTCGGGAACGTAGAGGGGATTGTCACCGTTGCCGTCGGGCCAGTTCGGTGAGCTGAATGCGGGGGGCAGCTTGTCCTGACCAGTTTTGAAGTAGTTCCAGTAAGGCAGAGCCCACTGGGGATCTCCCCCAAGCCGAACGACATCAGCCCGGACGACCGCTTCAAAGGCGAGAACGTAGCCGCGATGCCACGGCAAGAAGAACCAGCTCCCATGCTGGCACTGCTTCCAGTACGGCGAAAAATCGACGGGGTCACCTTTCTTCCAATAGCCCACTCGCTCCCATTTCTTCTTGTCGATTCCGTGGGTTGCTGCCCAGAAGCGCCAACTCTTCTTGTCAGTGAAGGCACGCGCCTTCATGGATTTAACTGCCCTGCCGTACCAGAGGATGGGCTCCGCCCAATCTGAGCCTAGCTCCCATACGTTCTTGCGAGTGAATGACATGCTTGTCTCCCGGCGATTGCTTATTAGCGGCAAACTAACCCGACGCGGTTCACTCTTGGAGCACTTGAAGCAACGTCGAACCTATCGGCGTACCCAAGCCAGTGCATGCATCCCAGCCCACGGTTGCCGGATAGCCTTCGATCGTTTGCTTGATGCCGTTCGTTCCCACCTTAACATCGGTGAACGCCTGCGGATTCTGGTAGAGCTTCGGGTTCACGAACCCGAGGTTCTTGCCGTAGGCCTGATTGAGCTTGGCGATGAGGCAGGCCGCAAGCGGTGTCACGGCACTCGTCCCGCCGCTCGGGGCGTCGAGGCCTTGCACGCGGGTGCGGTAGTTGTCCGCAGTCATGGCAATATCCGGACAGCCGCGCCCGGCTATCGGTTTGCCGAGAATCTTCAGTCCCGTCTGATAGTCCGGCACGCCGAAGACAGTGCTGATACCACCGCCCCCCGCCCAGCCACCGCCGCCGAACACTTGCACATCGAACCGCGTGCCGTCATTCCAGACCACGTCGACGTTGCTGTCGATTTGTGTCCCACCGCAGCACAGCACCATCGGGTCAGAAGCGGGATGGTTCACGTGAATGCCTTTGTCCCAATGCGCCGCATCCAAGTCCGCAACTCCGTGATCACCGGAGGCAGCGCAAACAGTGACACCCAACACCGCTGCCGCAGCGAAAATCTCGCTGTAGGCCTCGATACTCTGCTGCGTCAGGAAGTCATCCGGTTCGCCCCAGCTGATCGACACGACGCTTGGCGTGCGCGCGTTGTCGTGCACGGCTGCTCGAATGGCGTCCTGAAAGCCGCTGTCACTATTCGGCGCAAAATATACCGCCAGCTTGGCACCCGGGGCCGCGACGCCCGCAACCTCGATATCGAGCATCACCTCGCCATCTGCCTGACCGTGCGGCGTTGGGTGGTTCACACCGTGATCGACCGACACTGCGACGACCTCCGGCATCGGTACGCCGGCATCTGAGAAGAAGATCTTCAGGTCATTGTGGCTATAGCCTCCTCCGAGTTCGATCAGAGCGATGCACTGACCCGCACCATCCAGCTTGGTCGAACCTGATGTCGTGGGGAATTTGTAGCGGTCGGCGAACACGCTGGCGAATTCGCCAAGGCTTGTCGCCGCGGCGCTACTGGTCGGCATCGACCTCCTCGGCGCCCGGTGCTTGGGGCGCGTGTCGAATCCGAAGATACCAGTCACCAAATCCTTGAGCTCCGCGGGCAGCAAGATCTCCCCGCGGCGCCCGCGATACACCCCGCTGGCATGCTGGTACATCTGAACGTCGGCACGGAAGGCCGAAAGTGCGTCCCGCAATGTGCCCTTTAGGACTACTCGCCGCGTGCCCTCATCGCGCTCCGCCACACGGAGGTGGTGCTTGTTCGCGTACAGCTCCACCTTGTCCAGGTCGTCAGCGTTGGCGCCGTAAGTCCTCGCCAGATCTTCGCGCGACATGTAGGTTCGCTCTTTCAGCGGCTGAGCGCTGATCTTCTTGATCTCTTCCGCAAGCTCAGCAAGGTTCCCTCGAGATCTCACTTTCACCGTTAGCGCGATGATCTGATTGAGGTCAGCAGCACCGACCGGTACAGAATTAGGGAGCAATTGTCTGGTACTCCCCTTCAACAGCACCCATTGCGCCGCGGGGCCTGATGGAGCGTTTGCCATGATGAGCCTCCAGGATCCGTTGTGCCCTGAATCAAAGCGAGATGGCAGGCAGCGAGCACGTGGTATCAGGGCACGGGAAACCCACGTCGAAACAACTGCCTTTAGCGAAAATAATCAACTATCAAGCATTGTGGTGGGTCCATAGCCGCCGTCGTGAAGTCCTCCGTGTTGTTGCTTACTCTATCAGTGAGATGCCGAGCCAGTTGCACCGTCACTTCACCACGGCACCTGCGGGAGCCCGCACATCGAAGGTGGCGTCGAAGAGGATTTCACAAGCGCACTCCCCAGTCTCAACAACGTTCGCCGAGTCAACGATCCCGCCGAGTTGTCGGGCGGCTTGCACCGGGTCGCCGCCAGCCGGGCTGTTGTCCACCGACTGCGTCACCACGACAACCGCCCACTTGCCGTCGGGCTCGTTCACTGGAAGAGGGAAGGTCGCGGTGTAGTAGGTCGACGAGCCTTTCCAGCGATCAATGTCGATACGGCGCTTGTCAACGCATACCTCAGCCAGATAGCACTCTTCCTGCTTCG includes:
- a CDS encoding tyrosinase family protein, whose amino-acid sequence is MHGGKTHGGIESQPHDWVHGLVGGASPQSGVEGLMSLPDTAGLDPIFWLHHCNIDRLWQVWRTTSASHADPSSPNWLKGPEVAGRDPFVLPKSEEADWTFTPEQMTDIAKLGYAYDDTSLPTGLPHPALRLERLGASPEAAHALARSQTMTASATAELLGANKEAVRLVGSKAETAVALDASISGKVAASLQAIAAAAPSAPDRVFLNLENVRSNNDAVAFKVYVNLPSSADPAQHPELQAGSIALFGASSASVADDTHAGDGLTYVLDISHIIDAMHLAGNFPVGALSVRLVPVHPVPESANVTVGRVSVFRQGN
- a CDS encoding IS5 family transposase, coding for MKQTDLGLNLSTKRTRKREFLDEMNRVVPWADLVMLIAPYAPEGKRGRPPFAVEAMLRIHFLQQWFGLSDPAMEEALHDVPLYREFAGLDNWTVRLPDESTILRFRHLLERHKLAAQILALVNDILRDKGLMLRAGTVVDATLISAPSSTKNASGERDPEMHQSKKGNQWYFGMKAHIGVDAESGLVHTVRGTAGNINDVVEANSLLHGEETDAFGDAGYQGVEKRPDARADVNWHVAMKPGKRRVLDQSKPLGALVDQVERIKAGIRAKVEHPFRVIKRRFGYTKVRYRGLRKNTAQVMTLFALSNLWMARGKLLAAEA
- a CDS encoding tyrosinase family protein, with amino-acid sequence MSFTRKNVWELGSDWAEPILWYGRAVKSMKARAFTDKKSWRFWAATHGIDKKKWERVGYWKKGDPVDFSPYWKQCQHGSWFFLPWHRGYVLAFEAVVRADVVRLGGDPQWALPYWNYFKTGQDKLPPAFSSPNWPDGNGDNPLYVPERYGPNNDGKVFVELSEVNLGMLCTNANRVCLAV
- a CDS encoding S53 family peptidase — its product is MANAPSGPAAQWVLLKGSTRQLLPNSVPVGAADLNQIIALTVKVRSRGNLAELAEEIKKISAQPLKERTYMSREDLARTYGANADDLDKVELYANKHHLRVAERDEGTRRVVLKGTLRDALSAFRADVQMYQHASGVYRGRRGEILLPAELKDLVTGIFGFDTRPKHRAPRRSMPTSSAAATSLGEFASVFADRYKFPTTSGSTKLDGAGQCIALIELGGGYSHNDLKIFFSDAGVPMPEVVAVSVDHGVNHPTPHGQADGEVMLDIEVAGVAAPGAKLAVYFAPNSDSGFQDAIRAAVHDNARTPSVVSISWGEPDDFLTQQSIEAYSEIFAAAAVLGVTVCAASGDHGVADLDAAHWDKGIHVNHPASDPMVLCCGGTQIDSNVDVVWNDGTRFDVQVFGGGGWAGGGGISTVFGVPDYQTGLKILGKPIAGRGCPDIAMTADNYRTRVQGLDAPSGGTSAVTPLAACLIAKLNQAYGKNLGFVNPKLYQNPQAFTDVKVGTNGIKQTIEGYPATVGWDACTGLGTPIGSTLLQVLQE